A single genomic interval of Lewinellaceae bacterium harbors:
- a CDS encoding CAP domain-containing protein yields the protein MNLLLLIAFLQICCSRPETEASPEDSAISADWATQMLAEVNALRAGGCRCGSRRMPSSPPLAWNNQLAQAAQRHANDMHRNDFFSHAGSDGSNMAQRVREAGYDWRTVAENIAWGHPDATAVVQGWKDSAGHCKNMMSAEYTEMGAAQAGKYWVQDLGRR from the coding sequence ATGAACCTGCTCCTGCTGATCGCTTTTCTCCAAATCTGTTGCTCCAGGCCGGAAACAGAGGCCTCGCCCGAGGATTCGGCCATTAGCGCTGATTGGGCAACCCAAATGCTGGCTGAAGTCAACGCGTTGCGCGCCGGCGGCTGCCGCTGCGGCTCCCGCCGGATGCCCTCCTCCCCTCCCCTGGCCTGGAACAACCAACTGGCCCAGGCGGCCCAGCGCCACGCCAACGACATGCACCGCAACGATTTCTTCAGCCACGCCGGCTCCGACGGCAGCAACATGGCCCAGCGGGTCCGAGAGGCGGGATACGACTGGCGCACCGTAGCCGAGAACATCGCCTGGGGCCACCCGGATGCAACCGCCGTGGTGCAGGGCTGGAAAGACAGCGCCGGGCACTGCAAGAACATGATGAGCGCTGAATACACGGAGATGGGAGCGGCGCAGGCCGGAAAGTACTGGGTGCAGGATTTGGGAAGACGTTAA
- a CDS encoding TerB family tellurite resistance protein has translation MMEYTYQSIKNLLVDSRVEGTAMHCRFRIPESGEEIESKSIIKKSNSVKNQMVSSVKNSLAREVRRSVFGLIRNTLGYGTVGRITSTVATSVLSQSSQGAAGFSSEDKEAAIVEAFRVVASRFSYDSSSGEWKAAGQMSGLEEQLANQPLQNKFEEDLLARMIIQLAGADGVFEEAERSFLSEQLGLTDLSIDELFLAEHPVLAVECEEVAEASRPTLFLMAYMAALADNRLDDKEKELLDRYAKMLDLPEEQVSRLASTAKDHILQSILSLRASQEELAALATQFQMEPIEVQRAFVRMKKRNLS, from the coding sequence ATGATGGAATACACATACCAATCCATAAAAAATCTGCTCGTCGACTCCCGGGTAGAGGGCACGGCCATGCACTGCCGGTTTCGGATACCGGAATCCGGCGAGGAGATTGAAAGCAAAAGCATCATCAAAAAATCGAATTCGGTTAAAAACCAGATGGTGAGCAGCGTGAAGAACTCTCTGGCCAGGGAGGTTCGCCGTTCAGTGTTCGGCCTCATTCGCAACACGCTGGGCTACGGCACGGTGGGGCGGATCACCTCCACTGTTGCTACTTCCGTCCTGTCGCAATCCAGCCAGGGGGCCGCCGGCTTTTCGAGCGAGGACAAAGAGGCGGCTATCGTCGAAGCGTTCCGGGTGGTTGCCAGCCGGTTTTCTTATGACTCGTCAAGCGGGGAGTGGAAGGCTGCCGGACAAATGTCGGGCCTGGAGGAACAGCTCGCCAACCAACCTTTGCAGAATAAGTTTGAAGAAGACCTGCTCGCCCGCATGATCATCCAGCTGGCGGGCGCCGATGGCGTTTTTGAAGAGGCGGAAAGGAGTTTTCTGTCGGAACAGTTGGGCCTGACGGACCTGTCGATCGACGAGCTTTTCCTGGCGGAGCACCCCGTCCTGGCAGTAGAATGCGAGGAAGTAGCCGAAGCCTCCCGCCCCACCTTGTTCCTGATGGCTTACATGGCCGCCCTGGCGGATAACCGACTGGATGACAAAGAAAAAGAACTGCTGGACCGGTACGCCAAAATGCTGGACCTTCCGGAAGAACAGGTGAGCCGGCTGGCCTCCACCGCCAAAGACCACATCCTGCAAAGCATACTCAGCCTGCGCGCGTCCCAGGAGGAACTGGCCGCATTGGCCACTCAGTTTCAGATGGAGCCCATCGAGGTACAGCGGGCATTTGTAAGGATGAAGAAAAGGAATCTGTCTTAG
- a CDS encoding ATP-binding protein, which produces MAKIEARSAWKPALHYLSEVIQNRLAEFFGKPLDVKAFSFSVGNGLRNEVQAFAQHHHLSPEEYLLLLIALAPHLQSDFFDRAIQNNLPEAGDFPQIGGTRGKQFRGFLPTGETALFLLAGNELENRFKVQQMFSEDHFFAANRVLWLEETPPGEPRMSGKIILSQEYVDLFTLGKISRPRFSMSFPAQLLQTEMEWEDLILNDRTREQIQELETWVKHGHTLLEDWGMRKRVKPGYRALFFGPPGTGKTLTASLLGKYTEKEVYRVDLSMVVSKYIGETEKNLSNLFAKAENKDWILFFDEADALFGKRTNVKDAHDKYANQEVAYLLQRVESYNGLTILASNFKSNIDDAFMRRFQSVIHFPMPNAQERLLLWEQSFPPKASLTPEVDLSAISRKYELSGSGIINVAQYCCLEALGRGEGLITQEDLLNGIRKEFLKEDKHFY; this is translated from the coding sequence ATGGCCAAAATTGAAGCCAGGTCAGCCTGGAAACCAGCCCTGCATTACCTTTCAGAGGTTATTCAAAACAGGTTAGCGGAGTTTTTTGGCAAACCTCTGGATGTGAAAGCGTTCTCTTTTTCAGTTGGGAATGGGCTGAGAAATGAGGTCCAGGCTTTTGCTCAGCATCACCATCTAAGCCCGGAGGAGTATTTGCTTCTCTTGATTGCTTTAGCTCCCCACCTTCAGTCTGACTTTTTTGACCGGGCCATCCAAAACAACTTGCCGGAAGCCGGCGATTTTCCTCAGATCGGCGGCACTCGTGGAAAACAGTTTCGCGGTTTTTTGCCCACGGGCGAAACTGCTTTGTTCTTATTGGCTGGCAATGAGCTGGAAAACCGCTTTAAAGTCCAGCAAATGTTTAGTGAGGACCACTTCTTTGCCGCAAACAGGGTGCTCTGGCTGGAGGAAACTCCTCCGGGCGAACCCCGGATGAGCGGCAAGATTATTCTATCCCAGGAATACGTCGACCTTTTTACCCTCGGCAAGATAAGCCGCCCTCGGTTTAGCATGTCTTTCCCGGCACAACTGCTCCAAACGGAAATGGAATGGGAAGACCTCATTCTGAATGACCGGACCCGGGAACAAATTCAGGAACTGGAAACTTGGGTGAAGCACGGCCATACCTTACTGGAGGATTGGGGCATGCGCAAGCGGGTCAAACCGGGGTACCGGGCCCTTTTTTTTGGCCCTCCCGGAACCGGCAAAACGCTGACGGCCAGCCTCTTGGGTAAATATACCGAAAAAGAAGTGTACCGGGTGGATCTTTCTATGGTCGTTTCCAAGTACATTGGCGAAACGGAGAAAAACCTCTCTAATCTTTTTGCGAAAGCCGAAAACAAGGATTGGATCCTCTTTTTTGATGAAGCTGATGCGCTTTTTGGAAAAAGAACGAACGTGAAGGATGCTCACGACAAATACGCCAACCAGGAGGTAGCCTACCTGTTGCAAAGGGTGGAAAGTTATAACGGGCTTACTATACTGGCATCTAATTTTAAGAGCAATATCGATGACGCTTTCATGCGCCGGTTTCAGTCTGTAATTCATTTTCCCATGCCAAATGCGCAGGAGCGCCTGCTGTTGTGGGAGCAATCTTTCCCACCAAAAGCAAGCTTGACTCCAGAAGTCGACCTTTCCGCAATTTCCCGAAAATATGAGCTTTCCGGTTCAGGCATTATTAATGTGGCTCAGTATTGCTGCCTGGAAGCGCTCGGCCGGGGAGAAGGCCTCATCACTCAGGAAGACTTGCTCAATGGCATTCGCAAAGAGTTCCTTAAGGAAGACAAACATTTTTATTAG
- a CDS encoding DUF4157 domain-containing protein produces the protein MKTAESKTTASQFDHQGQSSVAPFFQLKEEQSSLWNNGEPFFSPAAPAIQAKLSIGQPGDQYEQEADAMADQVVSRVAQSTDAPGVQRMCPECAAEEGVQKMDEEEESLQMQGMEEEEEPIQAKEEEEESVQMQAMEEEEEVAMKVQRKPIFESNEEPGVQRKCAACSAGEVYPKRIQRMGGAGQASGDLENRLNSSKGSGNPLPEDTRSSMESAFGTDFSGVKVHTDNSSVQMNQDLGAQAFTHGPDIYFNSGKYETGSTDGQKLLAHELTHVVQQGEAG, from the coding sequence ATGAAAACCGCCGAATCCAAAACTACCGCCAGCCAATTTGACCACCAAGGCCAAAGCTCTGTGGCGCCTTTCTTTCAGCTTAAAGAAGAGCAATCCTCTTTATGGAATAACGGCGAGCCATTTTTTTCGCCGGCGGCCCCTGCCATTCAGGCCAAGCTCTCCATTGGCCAGCCCGGCGACCAATACGAGCAGGAGGCTGATGCCATGGCGGACCAGGTCGTAAGCCGGGTAGCTCAATCTACGGATGCTCCGGGGGTTCAGCGGATGTGCCCGGAATGCGCAGCGGAAGAAGGGGTGCAGAAAATGGACGAGGAAGAGGAATCCCTACAAATGCAGGGCATGGAAGAAGAAGAGGAACCCATACAAGCGAAGGAAGAGGAGGAAGAATCCGTGCAGATGCAGGCTATGGAAGAAGAAGAAGAGGTGGCAATGAAAGTACAGCGAAAGCCGATCTTCGAAAGCAATGAGGAGCCAGGTGTGCAGCGCAAATGCGCGGCTTGTTCCGCCGGGGAGGTTTACCCCAAAAGGATTCAGCGAATGGGTGGGGCCGGGCAAGCTTCCGGCGACCTGGAGAATAGGTTGAACAGTAGTAAAGGCAGCGGAAACCCCTTGCCCGAAGATACCCGTTCTTCCATGGAATCGGCCTTCGGCACGGATTTCAGCGGGGTTAAAGTCCATACCGATAACTCTTCGGTACAGATGAACCAGGACCTGGGCGCCCAAGCTTTTACTCACGGGCCCGATATTTACTTCAATTCCGGAAAATATGAGACCGGCAGCACCGATGGACAGAAGTTGCTGGCTCATGAGCTGACGCATGTGGTGCAACAGGGGGAGGCGGGTTGA
- a CDS encoding ParA family protein, protein MPTISLAIQKGGSGKTTTAVNLPAALQQMGHSVLLIDLDPQANLTQALGILDEVEPSIYDLFQQEASGKRVDLTSILTERSGLPLIPASLELASAEMELVSIYGREQLLSRMLRPFRKKYDFIFIDCPPALGMLTVNALVASDYVLMPLQAEFLPLKGVKSFLRHFDGIKKTLNKNLKILGFVLTKYDQRKVMNRNVLDQLIEEHGDKVFDTRIRTNIALAAAQEAGVDIFNYSRTSNGALDYMELAHELIAKMRR, encoded by the coding sequence ATGCCTACCATCTCCCTCGCCATCCAGAAAGGAGGCTCCGGAAAAACCACGACTGCCGTCAACCTGCCCGCCGCCCTGCAGCAGATGGGGCACAGCGTTCTGCTCATCGACCTCGACCCGCAGGCCAACCTGACGCAGGCCCTGGGCATCCTGGATGAAGTAGAGCCCAGCATCTATGACCTCTTCCAGCAGGAGGCCAGCGGAAAGCGCGTCGACCTAACCAGCATCCTCACCGAGCGCAGCGGCCTGCCCCTCATACCAGCCTCCCTCGAATTGGCCAGCGCCGAGATGGAACTCGTCAGCATCTATGGCCGCGAACAACTATTGTCCCGAATGCTCCGGCCTTTCCGCAAAAAATACGACTTTATCTTTATCGATTGCCCGCCCGCACTCGGTATGCTCACGGTCAATGCGCTGGTCGCCAGCGACTATGTGCTGATGCCGCTGCAGGCGGAGTTCCTGCCGCTGAAAGGGGTCAAAAGTTTCCTGCGGCATTTCGATGGCATTAAGAAAACCTTAAATAAAAATTTGAAGATTCTTGGTTTCGTCCTCACCAAATACGACCAGAGAAAGGTGATGAACCGCAACGTACTGGACCAACTGATCGAAGAACATGGCGACAAGGTGTTCGATACCCGCATCCGGACGAATATCGCCCTGGCAGCCGCCCAGGAAGCCGGAGTGGATATCTTCAATTACAGCCGTACTTCCAACGGCGCACTCGATTATATGGAACTGGCTCATGAACTCATTGCAAAAATGCGCCGGTGA
- a CDS encoding DUF4157 domain-containing protein, giving the protein MGRQQQKKSPGLEELLSNTKGQGNPLPKDVRGRLEADFGADFSSVRIHTGKDAVQMAELLRAQAFTHGCDIYFNEGKYAPFSKTGLELLAHELAHVVQQKGKK; this is encoded by the coding sequence ATCGGCAGGCAGCAGCAAAAAAAAAGCCCTGGGCTAGAGGAACTGCTAAGCAATACTAAAGGGCAGGGCAACCCATTGCCGAAGGATGTACGCGGCCGCCTGGAAGCGGATTTCGGGGCTGACTTCAGCAGTGTTCGCATACACACTGGCAAGGATGCCGTTCAGATGGCCGAGTTGTTGCGGGCTCAGGCTTTCACCCACGGCTGCGACATATACTTCAATGAAGGTAAATATGCTCCTTTCTCCAAAACAGGGCTTGAATTGCTGGCTCATGAACTGGCGCATGTGGTTCAGCAAAAAGGCAAGAAGTAA